Within the Nicotiana tabacum cultivar K326 chromosome 11, ASM71507v2, whole genome shotgun sequence genome, the region ACATAATACAGGTTCCATATTTTTCGGAAACATATACAGAAATATTCTTGTTGAAATATCCTCTATCTAGTCTATACTAATGAACAAACATTTAgaccagaaaaaaaaaacatttagagAAGGTGTGAAATGTACTGGACCAAAAATATAAGGCTATTTTAGACCAAGAATTGTAGAAGTATGCAGCAACACAACCGCAATAAACTCAGTGTAATGCCACAAAtaggggtctgaggagggtaatgtgcagtggcgaagccagaaattttccTTAAGGcattcaaacttgaaagaagtaaaaaataCTTGACAAAGGGTGTCTAATATATGTTAAATAcctctaaaatctaatattttacctatatacgtAGCGTAATTTTCCGACGAAGGATGATTACCATAGCATAACTTCGCCCATGGCAATGTGTACGCAGTTTTACCCGTACTTTATGCAGGTAAAGAAGCTGTTAATAGTAAAAGTATAGTGGCATAAGATATTAGATTAATAATAGTCACAAAATCAACAAGAGTAGAGAAAAGTCATGCAATATTTGGTCTCTCAAAAATACTTGTAGATAAGTATTCTGGTGCATGGGTAAGCCAGTATTACCTATCATAATCTTCAAACTTAATATAGTATCTGTTTTTGTAGTTCATAGTTAATAACTCAAAGACTCTTATGTAACCTAACTAAGAAGGATCCACCGGCGTCCGTCGGCCATCTCCGCCGGCGGCACGTGGCTGCTGGAACTGGCTTAGTTGACCTATCAGAAGGCTACTTGCATCAAAGTTGTTACTCCCATGACCTTCAAATGCGCGAATCATgtgctgatgttgttgttgttgctgctgcgaCTGATCTCTAGGGAAGAACTGATGGTGGTGGTAGAGGTGGTGGTGATGATCCCGTCCGCCTCCAGCCATGAAGTTGAATTGCTGGTGGTGGTGGGCAGTAGTGGCAGCTGCAGCAGCCGCAGCTGCCAAGAGTCCATGAGTAGTAGTACCTGCAATACCTGTCGAGATATAATATAACACGAGTTTAAGTTTTATACActaataatatacaaaatatttacacaattagTCACTTATTGATAGTAtaaattttttgttgttgtcaATATATAGAACTTAAACCCGAATATAATTAAGTACTAGCACTAAAAATGTACCATCTCTAACAAGATTATACTTTTAAATAGTTTGTCATACAATTCAACACAGTACTAAAACATACAAGAAATCCTAGGTTCAAATCTTTTTGCGACCCAAAAAAGGGATTCCGGTGCGATAATCTCCCGTTATGCGTGGGATTCGGGGAAAGGTCGGACCAAAAAGGTCTATTATACGCAGCCTTATCctatatttctgcaagaggctgttttcacggctcaaaccgtgacctcctggtcacataaCAAAAAATCTACCAACTACATCAAAGCTCCCTTCCGACCCAGAAAgcaataaatatataaataaaaataaaaaatttaagccataaaaagaagagagaaaaattaacTTAAATTGCCATCCACCCAAAAAAGTAATTTGCTAGCGGTTGTAAATATTAGGGCCGAACGGTCAAATGTGTAACTTCCCCAACAAAGAAACAAGGAGTGTGTAGAGAAATAATGTAATTAAATACTGAATTAAAAAATGTGTTGTTAAACAATTTACCTCCTAAGTTTTGGTACTTGGAAAGCTCAGATTTAGCACAGCTAAGATCCATTTGAAGTTGTCGAAGTTGATGTTGAAGAAGTGAAATAACACCAACACAGCCATAAACAGGATCCCTTAGTCTCATATCAGCTTCATAAGCTAATGAATTTACAGCATCTTCACGTTGGTGAGGCTGTAATTCATTCAACAATTTGGTCACGTTACTTGCCCCAAACACTTTGTGCACATTCGCAAATTTCTGAGGTTGATCAGGGGGAAAGTATGGCGCAAAAACGCACTCTGGTTGGCATTTTCGACGTAGGAATTTACACGCTGCACATGGCGAATTTGACGataatgaagaagaagaggaagacatTGATACCAACAAcaacttgtttttcttcttctgaaTTTGTCTTGCTTTAGTTAGACCTGAAATATGGTACAACCAAATAgtattgaaattaatgatatatGACTATGAGagtgcatatatatataaatagggTTAAGTGGTTAACAGTTCACAACTGGGATATGCTATAGTGAGTATATATTTTCTAGGAAAATTTTACGAAGATCTGGAAAAAAGTTGTGCTGTGAAATATAAAAGAGGTTTTTGAAATTTCTTATTTTGGCCATGTGGGTCTTTAGAAACTTAAAAGACCAAaacagtataatatagtatatattctTGAATAATACTACCTCTCAAAATTTCAACCGGAATTCAGATCCAAAATACCCCTTTACTTCCTCTGTCCCAAAATATGTGATATTTTTCATTTCTCGAAATTTAATATAAATTTTGACCAAAATTCTAAAACGTATTTTTCATCTGACATGAGAAGAACTACAAAGTATAGTTCTTTTTCATataattgttgaaaatttaaaattttaattttaaaatattgagtgGATACAATTCTattaaacttcaaaaactaatcaAATTGAATCACGAGAAGTGAAAAATATCATATAAATTGACTCatgaaaaagtgaaaaatatcatataaattgggacggaaAAAGTAATATTTGTATGTTACAAGGCAAAAGGGGAGAAAAATGGAAATTGTAGAAGTGACCAGAAGAAACAGTAATATAAGTAGTAGTACCTGTTTTTCTTCTGAATTTTGGACGATGTGATTTTGCTGTGTTTAACCAAAGGAAACAGAAACAAGACCTGTGCTTTGTTTGCTGCAATTGAAGACCAACAAGATATTTGCTAATACTATTATTCCAGAAAAAAGATGAAGGATATGAAGAAGAAATTAATAGTATAGCAAATTAGTAAAAgctagaaaaataaataaaaaatcatgtACGTACGTACGTATAATATGAACGGCttaaaaatggaaggaaataatATTATGAAGAGTACTAATATCTAGTCTAGCATAGCATGGTATTAAGAAAGATTTCTTGGGGGGATTTATTTTGGGATTGGATCCCGTGTAATTAAGTGTGAAAGTAAGAGCTTTGTATTTGTTAAGTATGGAGTAATAATATACTATTATTTCACTCATTACAATGTCATAATTTTAGTCTCCTACTCAGATCTTGCTTGAAATTCATTCATTCACGTCCTcttgtatatttttgtgtgtagTAACAAAGTCGGAATTTTCACTAGGAAGATTCAAAatatacaacaataataataaatttagtGTAATTTTATAAGTAGGGGTCTAAAAATGATAGTATGTACACAGCTTTACGTCTACCTTGTGCAACTAGAGAAGTTGGTTTTGGTGGACCCTCAACAagattcaaaatataaagaaataaatataCTGAGAACTCAGTAAAATTCAACATCTACTATATATACGTAAAATAATTTGAGACTTAAGTGTAATTTTCCGACGAAGGGGTTCGGTTGAACCTCTTTGTCCCCTAGCTCTTCCCATGCTCGTGTGTGAGAGAAAATTAAGACATTGAAGTTTCTTTCGTCTTGAGAAAATAAAGTACAGAAAAACTTAGTGGAAAAAATGGACCAACTAATTAAAAAGAATAGGAAATTAAAATAGTACTTAGTAGTACCTCCTAAGTctattatttttgaaagtttgCGTGCCAAATATTTGGTCAAACCATTCTTTTCTTTTGAGCACGTAGTGTTTATATATCTGGCTAAAAGTCAAGCTTGGATCTTGTGTAACAAAAGCTATCTTTTTCAAAAACCAGAAAACTAGAAAAGAATACTCACTGCTacaactagtatatatatatatagatgaaaTGATTACCCTTTTTTCCTTTTGCTAAAAACAGTTTGCTTTCTTTCT harbors:
- the LOC107824973 gene encoding protein ASYMMETRIC LEAVES 2-like, which codes for MSSSSSSLSSNSPCAACKFLRRKCQPECVFAPYFPPDQPQKFANVHKVFGASNVTKLLNELQPHQREDAVNSLAYEADMRLRDPVYGCVGVISLLQHQLRQLQMDLSCAKSELSKYQNLGGIAGTTTHGLLAAAAAAAATTAHHHQQFNFMAGGGRDHHHHLYHHHQFFPRDQSQQQQQQHQHMIRAFEGHGSNNFDASSLLIGQLSQFQQPRAAGGDGRRTPVDPS